From Mytilus edulis chromosome 8, xbMytEdul2.2, whole genome shotgun sequence, one genomic window encodes:
- the LOC139486217 gene encoding glucose dehydrogenase [FAD, quinone]-like codes for MFLLQPRSKGNLRLSDNSPFSSPIIDPRYLSHPEDIEDFVRGIRLMRSLEQTKAWKSIGATLVRHDVLGHCSEQIYDSDNYWRCIGRHFLTTASHFIGTCRMGSVNDPSVVVDSRLRVIGIKNLRVADASVMRYLPSGHTNAPAMMIGEKAADMIRRDRTHRYNI; via the exons ATGTTCTTATTACAACCTAGAAGTAAAGGTAATTTGCGGCTTTCGGACAATTCACCATTTAGTTCTCCTATTATTGATCCACGATATCTTTCTCACCCAGAGGACATTGAAGACTTTGTAAGAG GCATTCGGTTAATGCGTTCATTAGAACAAACTAAAGCATGGAAATCTATCGGGGCTACTTTGGTGAGGCATGATGTACTTGGACATTGTAGTGAACAAATCTATGATTCGGATAATTACTGGAGGTGTATTGGACGTCATTTCCTAACGACGGCATCTCATTTTATAGGCACATGTAGAATGGGGTCAGTTAATGACCCGTCGGTTGTTGTTGATTCAAGATTAAG GGTTATTGGTATCAAGAACCTCCGAGTGGCAGATGCATCCGTTATGAGATATCTTCCTTCAGGTCATACAAACGCACCAGCCATGATGATTGGGGAGAAAGCTGCAGACATGATCAGACGTGATAGAACGCACAGATATAACATCTAG
- the LOC139484320 gene encoding 4-pyridoxate dehydrogenase-like gives MFFAEVIVRKSAVASLVYFLAMILPEWKVDPPGIYEKPFKEMYDYIVVGSGSAGSVVATRLSEDCYTSVLLLEARISDLDPDDVTQIPSLWPSLIGSEKDWGYRSVPQKYSHLAYENERAYIAQGKVLGGSSSINAQAFVRGSRNNYDQWEHEGAVGWGYDDVLPFFRKLENATDTSYGDSTLRGLHGPIVIKEITGSILQSFHQTAAMEIGFPTVDCNSDDPIGFCKNQMNVKDGKRCSTSTCYLRPALDRRNLQVSLLSLVTKGESSLM, from the exons atgtttttcgcAGAAGTGATAGTCCGTAAATCGGCAGTTGCATCTCTTGTTTACTTTCTTGCAATGATTCTTCCTGAATGGAAAGTCGATCCACCCGGAATTTATGAGAAACCCTTCAAAGAAATGTATGATTATATTGTTG tggGATCTGGTTCTGCAGGTAGTGTAGTTGCCACTCGGCTTTCGGAAGATTGTTATACTTCAGTTCTTCTGCTGGAAGCTAGAATATCAGATTTGGACCCTGATGACGTAACTCAAATACCATCTCTGTGGCCTTCCCTTATAGGTTCAGAGAAAGATTGGGGATATCGTTCTGTTCCACAAAAGTACTCCCATCTTGcttatgaaaatgag CGAGCTTACATAGCACAAGGCAAAGTGCTTGGAGGTTCATCGTCGATAAATGCACAAGCCTTTGTTAGAGGCAGTCGTAACAACTATGATCAATGGGAACACGAAGGGGCAGTCGGTTGGGGATACGACGATGTTCTGCCCTTCTTCAGAAAACTCGAAAATGCTACAGATACATCTTACGGAGACTCAA CTTTACGAGGACTTCATGGACCTATAGTAATAAAAGAGATTACTGGGAGTATTTTACAGTCATTTCACCAAACAGCGGCAATGGAAATTGGGTTTCCTACAGTAGATTGTAACAGTGATGATCCGATAG gTTTTTGTAAAAATCAGATGAATGTCAAAGACGGCAAACGTTGCAGTACATCGACCTGTTACCTTAGGCCAGCCTTAGATAGACGGAACTTGCAAGTCAGTTTGCTATCTCTTGTAACAAAG ggCGAAAGTAGTCTAATGTGA